From the Senegalimassilia faecalis genome, one window contains:
- a CDS encoding acyl-CoA dehydratase activase yields MNSVSAINVGIDVGSTTTKICALDARTHALLHTSYQRHGARQAESVRAALTLIANTFPQASVRLALTGSGAAPLARALDVPFLQEVVANACAIQELYPRTRCAIELGGQDAKMIFFRVNEATGALDVADMRMNGSCAGGTGAFIDEIASVLNLPIERFNEAAARGRTVYDISGRCGVYAKTDIQPLLNQGASRDDLALSAFHAIAKQTLGGLAQGIDVQAPVIFEGGPLTFNPTLINVFTERLGLTADQAIVPDHPETMVARGAALALSGIFTDTSADINPLAAAKRLANFTSADTDHAPGQPFFESEEARRQFEQRYKLPAESHGPHSAAARSHTRNGVLRAWLGIDSGSTTTKLALVADDGTLIDNFYANNEGDPLEVARRALVDLRNSYAAAGITFDIAGVGTTGYGELLLARALHADFHTVETVAHAHAATRFIPDATFILDIGGQDMKAIWLDNGVISNIVVNEACSSGCGSFLENFARALDIPTSRIAEEAFSSRQPAVLGSRCTVFMNSSIVSEQKNGRTPADIMAGLCRSIIANVFTKVVRVPNLASLGNRIVVQGGTFRNDAVLCALIQHLGRPVSRAPYPGLMGAIGVALLTQQHMAKAGANANAANASAPENTPATSTFIGLDALDGFTYRQQANVTCPFCANHCNRTIITFPDGSTFVTNNRCPRGEIVGAPNSPDVRAALKQTGSKTGEGENLFEARQKLLFQDWPIEQVAPDRHITIGIPRVLAFWDTMPFWSTLLRTLGFTAHVSRPSTRAMFEEGLPHVTSDTICFPAKLVHGHILDLARAGVDRIFMPIITTVPSENAASTSISMCAVVKGYPMVVKSSDDPEARWGIPFDTPLFHWFATRDRNRQLTEYLANTFDIPAYQAHKAIEQADRAQHAFKSLLTEAGARAIESARTAGSYAIVLASRPYHNDPLVNHNLPKMLAQLGHAVLPPDAVPGVGDVDLSKSRLDVVNNFHQRMLGSAVIAADNPALEYVQLVSFGCGHDAYLSDEICRLMRERSGASPLILKLDESDVAGPLRIRVRSFIETIDERRARGTAENARGCANGECRTPQPRPLPDPYPVKYEKADRRIKTILVPNTSHAFSLLMSAAFARQGVQAISLDLGREHAIELGKRYVHNDICFPAQMTIGEALAALDSGQWDPRTVAIGTGKYIGDCRLTHYAALLRKALDDAGYSYVPIITNDDKDAHNMHPGFKMSLGSAVRIAFGLPMIDALEELLRKMRPYELEPGSADAAFDQAINLVMTGMRESGVHGAVGGFKQAIAVMSRVRYDRSHPRPQVLIVGEYLLNFHPGANRNIEAYLEANGLEVIEARMTDVIRKTYFYQDAQAREFHVSQPPSTKAFNRIANQLFESTHDVCDRIAQAHPLYEPACRMPELVKASDPIIHHTFDAGEGVLIPGEILHHAARGCRSFVILQPFGCLPNHVVGRGIVKQLKARYPDANILPLDYDPDVSFANIENRLQMLIMNAKAQAAEGEVGGESNASNPQSDASTSENSKE; encoded by the coding sequence ATGAACAGCGTCTCGGCCATCAACGTCGGCATCGACGTCGGCTCGACCACCACGAAAATCTGCGCGCTCGACGCACGCACCCATGCGCTTTTGCACACGTCCTACCAACGTCACGGCGCGCGCCAAGCCGAAAGCGTTCGCGCCGCGCTTACGCTTATCGCGAACACGTTTCCGCAGGCCAGCGTGCGCCTTGCGCTTACCGGGTCGGGCGCGGCGCCCCTGGCCCGCGCGCTTGACGTGCCGTTTTTGCAGGAAGTCGTCGCAAACGCCTGCGCCATCCAGGAGCTCTATCCGCGCACCCGCTGCGCCATCGAGCTCGGCGGTCAAGACGCGAAGATGATCTTCTTCCGCGTCAACGAAGCCACCGGTGCGCTCGACGTCGCCGACATGCGCATGAACGGCAGCTGCGCCGGAGGCACGGGCGCGTTCATCGACGAAATTGCCTCGGTGCTCAACCTGCCCATCGAGCGTTTCAACGAAGCCGCCGCGCGCGGGCGCACCGTCTACGACATCTCCGGGCGCTGCGGCGTATACGCGAAAACGGACATCCAGCCGCTGCTCAACCAGGGCGCTTCCCGCGATGACCTGGCCTTATCGGCATTCCACGCCATCGCCAAGCAAACGCTCGGCGGCCTTGCGCAAGGCATCGACGTTCAAGCGCCCGTCATTTTCGAGGGCGGCCCGCTCACGTTCAACCCTACGCTCATCAACGTGTTCACCGAACGTCTCGGCCTTACCGCCGACCAGGCCATCGTGCCCGACCACCCCGAAACCATGGTGGCGCGCGGCGCGGCGCTTGCGCTGTCCGGCATCTTCACCGACACGTCCGCCGACATCAACCCGCTAGCCGCCGCAAAGCGCCTTGCGAACTTCACCAGCGCCGACACCGACCACGCCCCTGGCCAGCCGTTTTTCGAAAGCGAAGAAGCGCGCCGGCAGTTTGAGCAGCGCTATAAGCTTCCCGCCGAATCCCACGGGCCGCACAGCGCCGCCGCGCGCTCCCACACGCGCAACGGCGTGCTGCGCGCGTGGCTCGGCATCGATTCGGGCAGCACCACCACGAAGCTTGCGCTTGTCGCCGACGACGGCACGCTCATCGACAACTTCTACGCCAACAACGAAGGCGACCCGCTCGAAGTGGCCCGCCGCGCGCTCGTCGACCTGCGAAACAGCTACGCCGCCGCCGGCATCACGTTCGACATCGCCGGCGTCGGCACCACCGGTTACGGTGAGCTGCTGCTCGCGCGCGCCCTGCACGCCGATTTCCACACCGTCGAAACGGTCGCGCACGCACACGCCGCAACCCGCTTCATCCCCGATGCCACGTTCATCCTCGACATCGGCGGCCAGGACATGAAGGCCATCTGGCTTGACAACGGCGTCATCAGCAACATCGTCGTGAACGAAGCGTGCTCAAGCGGCTGCGGTTCGTTCCTGGAAAACTTCGCACGGGCGCTTGACATCCCCACATCACGCATCGCCGAAGAGGCGTTCTCAAGCCGCCAACCCGCCGTGCTCGGCAGCCGCTGCACGGTGTTCATGAACTCCAGCATCGTCAGCGAGCAGAAAAACGGCCGCACGCCCGCCGACATCATGGCCGGCCTGTGCCGCTCGATCATCGCCAACGTGTTCACGAAGGTCGTGCGCGTGCCCAATCTGGCAAGCCTCGGCAACCGCATCGTCGTGCAAGGCGGCACGTTCCGCAACGACGCGGTACTGTGCGCGCTCATCCAGCACCTCGGCCGCCCCGTCTCGCGCGCGCCCTACCCCGGCCTCATGGGCGCCATCGGCGTCGCGCTGCTCACCCAGCAGCACATGGCGAAGGCGGGGGCGAACGCGAACGCCGCAAACGCCAGCGCACCCGAAAACACGCCCGCCACCAGCACGTTTATCGGACTCGACGCGCTCGACGGCTTCACGTACCGCCAGCAGGCAAACGTCACGTGCCCGTTTTGCGCCAACCACTGCAACCGCACGATCATCACGTTCCCCGACGGCTCCACGTTCGTCACGAACAACCGCTGCCCGCGCGGCGAAATCGTCGGCGCGCCCAACAGCCCCGACGTGCGCGCAGCGCTCAAGCAGACAGGCAGCAAAACCGGCGAAGGCGAGAACCTCTTCGAGGCGCGCCAGAAGCTCCTGTTCCAGGATTGGCCCATCGAGCAGGTCGCGCCCGACCGCCACATCACCATCGGCATCCCCCGCGTGCTGGCGTTTTGGGACACCATGCCGTTTTGGAGCACGCTGCTGCGCACGCTCGGCTTCACCGCCCATGTCAGCCGCCCCTCCACGCGCGCCATGTTCGAAGAAGGCCTGCCGCACGTCACGTCCGACACCATCTGCTTTCCGGCGAAGCTTGTCCACGGGCACATCCTCGACCTTGCGCGCGCCGGCGTCGATCGCATCTTCATGCCCATCATCACCACGGTTCCCAGCGAAAACGCGGCCAGCACGTCCATCTCCATGTGCGCCGTCGTCAAAGGCTACCCCATGGTGGTGAAAAGCTCGGACGATCCCGAAGCGCGTTGGGGCATCCCGTTTGACACGCCGCTGTTCCACTGGTTCGCAACGCGGGACCGCAACCGCCAGCTCACGGAGTATCTGGCGAACACGTTCGACATTCCCGCATATCAAGCGCATAAGGCCATCGAGCAAGCCGACAGGGCGCAACACGCGTTCAAGTCGCTGCTCACCGAAGCCGGCGCCCGTGCCATCGAGTCCGCGCGCACAGCAGGCAGCTACGCCATCGTGCTGGCCAGCCGCCCGTACCACAACGACCCGCTTGTCAACCACAACCTGCCGAAAATGCTCGCGCAGCTCGGCCACGCCGTGCTGCCGCCCGACGCTGTGCCGGGCGTCGGCGACGTCGACCTGTCGAAAAGCCGCCTCGACGTGGTGAACAACTTCCACCAGCGCATGCTCGGCTCCGCCGTCATCGCTGCCGACAACCCGGCGCTTGAATACGTGCAGCTTGTCAGCTTCGGCTGCGGCCACGATGCCTACCTCTCCGACGAAATCTGCCGCCTCATGCGCGAGCGCTCGGGCGCATCCCCGCTCATCTTGAAGCTCGACGAGTCCGATGTCGCCGGCCCGCTGCGCATTCGCGTCCGCTCGTTCATCGAAACTATCGACGAGCGCCGCGCGCGCGGAACAGCCGAAAACGCGCGCGGGTGCGCCAACGGCGAATGCCGCACGCCGCAGCCCCGCCCGCTGCCCGACCCCTACCCCGTCAAGTACGAGAAGGCCGATCGCCGCATCAAAACCATCCTTGTGCCGAACACCTCGCACGCGTTCTCTCTGCTCATGTCCGCGGCGTTCGCGCGCCAGGGCGTGCAGGCCATCTCGCTCGACCTTGGCCGCGAACACGCCATCGAACTGGGAAAACGCTATGTCCACAACGACATCTGCTTCCCGGCGCAAATGACCATCGGCGAAGCGCTCGCCGCGCTTGACAGCGGGCAGTGGGACCCGCGCACCGTCGCCATCGGCACGGGCAAGTACATCGGCGACTGTCGCCTGACGCACTACGCGGCGCTGCTGCGCAAGGCGCTCGACGACGCCGGGTACAGCTACGTCCCCATCATCACGAACGACGACAAAGACGCGCACAACATGCACCCCGGCTTCAAAATGTCGCTTGGCAGCGCCGTGCGCATCGCGTTCGGCCTGCCCATGATCGACGCGCTTGAAGAGCTGCTGCGCAAAATGCGCCCGTACGAACTTGAACCCGGCAGCGCCGACGCCGCGTTTGACCAGGCCATCAACCTGGTTATGACCGGCATGCGCGAAAGCGGCGTGCACGGCGCCGTCGGTGGCTTCAAGCAGGCCATCGCCGTCATGTCGCGCGTGCGCTACGACCGCTCGCACCCGCGCCCGCAGGTGCTCATCGTCGGCGAATACCTGCTGAACTTCCACCCCGGCGCCAACCGCAACATCGAGGCGTACCTCGAGGCGAACGGCCTGGAAGTCATCGAAGCGCGCATGACCGACGTCATTCGCAAAACGTACTTCTACCAGGACGCCCAGGCGCGCGAGTTCCACGTTTCGCAGCCGCCCTCCACCAAGGCGTTCAACCGCATCGCCAACCAGCTGTTCGAAAGCACGCACGACGTGTGCGACCGCATCGCACAGGCCCACCCGCTCTACGAGCCAGCCTGCCGCATGCCCGAGCTTGTGAAAGCGTCCGACCCCATCATTCACCACACGTTCGACGCCGGCGAAGGCGTGCTCATCCCCGGCGAAATCCTGCACCACGCCGCCCGCGGCTGCCGGTCGTTCGTCATCTTGCAGCCGTTCGGATGCCTACCGAACCACGTCGTCGGCCGCGGCATCGTCAAGCAGCTGAAGGCGCGCTATCCCGACGCGAACATCCTGCCGCTCGATTACGACCCCGACGTCAGCTTCGCCAACATCGAAAACCGCCTGCAAATGCTCATCATGAACGCCAAAGCGCAGGCGGCAGAAGGCGAAGTCGGCGGCGAATCAAACGCCAGCAACCCACAGTCCGATGCATCTACCAGCGAAAACAGCAAGGAGTAG
- a CDS encoding YebC/PmpR family DNA-binding transcriptional regulator encodes MSGHSKWATTKHRKAAQDAKRSALFSKLSRNITVAAKEGGDPNPDNNASLAAAIEKAKGYSLPKDKIKTAIDKAFGSGKDAANYETVVYEGYGPCGVAIYCEALTDNRNRTAADVRAAFTHAGGNLGTSGSVSYMFERKGQIMVPKEVETGDKKHPMGPNGAAADEEEFEMAVIEAGGDDYEDADEEWIVYTQPSDLMAVKKALEEQGVQVKGAEMTMEATTPATVTANDAKKVMRLVDRLEELEDLQNVYHTMDITEEIAAALEEE; translated from the coding sequence ATGTCAGGGCATTCTAAGTGGGCAACCACGAAACATCGCAAGGCTGCGCAGGACGCTAAGCGCTCCGCTTTGTTCTCCAAGCTGTCGCGCAACATCACCGTTGCGGCCAAGGAGGGTGGCGACCCGAACCCCGACAACAACGCGTCGCTGGCCGCCGCTATCGAAAAGGCCAAGGGCTACTCGCTGCCGAAGGACAAGATCAAGACCGCTATCGACAAGGCGTTCGGTTCCGGCAAGGATGCCGCGAACTACGAGACCGTCGTGTACGAAGGCTACGGCCCGTGCGGCGTTGCCATCTACTGCGAGGCGCTGACCGACAACCGTAACCGCACCGCTGCCGACGTGCGCGCGGCGTTCACTCATGCGGGTGGCAACCTGGGCACCTCCGGTTCCGTGTCCTACATGTTCGAGCGCAAGGGCCAGATCATGGTCCCGAAAGAGGTTGAGACGGGCGACAAGAAGCACCCCATGGGCCCGAACGGCGCCGCTGCGGATGAGGAAGAGTTCGAGATGGCCGTCATCGAGGCCGGTGGCGACGACTACGAGGACGCCGACGAGGAGTGGATCGTCTACACGCAGCCGTCCGACCTGATGGCCGTGAAGAAGGCCCTCGAGGAGCAGGGCGTGCAGGTCAAGGGCGCTGAGATGACCATGGAGGCCACCACGCCTGCTACGGTTACCGCCAACGACGCGAAGAAGGTCATGCGCCTGGTCGACCGTCTGGAGGAACTTGAGGACCTGCAGAACGTGTACCACACCATGGACATCACCGAGGAAATCGCCGCGGCTCTGGAAGAAGAGTAA
- a CDS encoding DUF4160 domain-containing protein, with translation MPVIARFYGIVIRMYFLQSEHNPPHIHAIYGDDTAAFEIDTGELLDGPKRAKTMVEEWVELNKGELLTMWETQVFKKLSPLE, from the coding sequence ATGCCGGTAATTGCTCGATTTTATGGAATCGTTATCAGGATGTACTTCCTTCAATCCGAGCATAACCCTCCGCATATTCATGCGATATATGGAGACGACACTGCTGCTTTCGAGATCGATACAGGCGAGTTGCTTGACGGGCCGAAACGGGCAAAGACCATGGTCGAAGAATGGGTTGAACTAAACAAGGGCGAGTTGCTAACCATGTGGGAGACCCAGGTATTTAAGAAGCTTTCGCCGTTGGAGTAG
- a CDS encoding DUF2442 domain-containing protein, whose translation MFHKVKEVFPQADLMLNVMFADGTTKEYDVAPLLERFEAFAPLADGGLFNAVSVDPGGYGVSWNDDIDLSCDELWEHGSVVKTPFDGLMAFSTAADLWGLNDSTLRKALVYGKIRPGIDARKYGKQWIVTRSAMIREYGDPQEIKQVL comes from the coding sequence ATGTTCCATAAAGTGAAAGAAGTTTTTCCGCAAGCGGATTTGATGCTCAACGTCATGTTCGCGGATGGAACGACGAAAGAATACGATGTTGCTCCTTTGCTCGAGAGGTTCGAGGCGTTTGCGCCGCTGGCCGACGGGGGGTTGTTCAACGCAGTCAGCGTTGATCCTGGTGGGTACGGCGTATCTTGGAACGATGACATAGATTTGTCATGTGATGAACTTTGGGAGCATGGGTCGGTCGTAAAAACGCCTTTTGATGGGCTGATGGCTTTTTCGACTGCCGCCGATCTTTGGGGCTTGAACGACTCGACGTTGCGAAAAGCGCTGGTGTACGGAAAGATCCGCCCAGGAATAGATGCCCGAAAATACGGTAAACAGTGGATTGTGACGCGTTCGGCGATGATTCGGGAATATGGTGATCCGCAAGAAATAAAGCAGGTGCTGTAA
- the ruvC gene encoding crossover junction endodeoxyribonuclease RuvC has protein sequence MAARTILGIDPGLANTGWGIVRQSGSRLECVAYGCVSTPAGVELSRRLAKIHEQIDAVISHFGPTCLGIETVWFGQNITAAFATGQARGAALVACAQHGLSVGEFTPRQIKMAVVGTGTADKAQVQYMVKKLLSLQVEPKPDHASDALAAAICYTTHEGFGGAGGADALAKLEARGRVMAGAGTGGPAGAAARKILEEGAR, from the coding sequence ATGGCTGCTAGAACCATATTGGGGATTGATCCTGGCTTGGCTAATACCGGTTGGGGTATTGTGCGCCAAAGCGGGTCGCGCTTGGAATGTGTGGCGTATGGGTGCGTGTCTACGCCTGCCGGGGTGGAGTTGTCGCGGCGATTGGCGAAGATTCACGAGCAGATCGATGCGGTGATCAGCCATTTCGGGCCAACGTGTTTGGGTATCGAAACCGTGTGGTTTGGTCAGAACATCACGGCGGCGTTCGCCACGGGGCAGGCCCGCGGGGCGGCCTTGGTGGCGTGCGCGCAGCACGGGCTTTCCGTTGGCGAGTTCACACCGCGGCAAATCAAGATGGCCGTGGTGGGAACGGGCACGGCGGACAAAGCGCAGGTGCAGTACATGGTGAAAAAGCTGTTGAGCTTGCAGGTTGAGCCGAAGCCCGATCACGCGTCTGACGCGCTGGCTGCGGCTATTTGCTACACCACGCACGAAGGTTTCGGCGGCGCGGGTGGGGCTGACGCGTTGGCGAAGCTGGAAGCGCGCGGCCGCGTGATGGCGGGCGCTGGAACGGGTGGCCCGGCAGGCGCGGCGGCTCGTAAGATTTTGGAAGAAGGTGCGCGATGA
- the ruvA gene encoding Holliday junction branch migration protein RuvA, whose translation MIAFLKGVLAGKTANCAFIDVQGVGYAVGMSQGALAKLPAVGQAVQVHTYLQASDNGIALYGFLTLEEKALFERLIGVSGVGPKVALAALSSFTPEALVAAVQAQDVAAVQKIPGVGKKTASRIILELKGSFDQGLASLFDASSAPASAVAAAAERLKGAREALLALGFASAEADVALKGAPEDADENALIKYALKRLGN comes from the coding sequence ATGATTGCGTTTTTGAAGGGCGTGCTAGCAGGGAAAACAGCGAACTGCGCGTTTATCGACGTGCAAGGTGTTGGCTATGCGGTGGGCATGTCGCAAGGCGCGCTTGCGAAGTTGCCTGCTGTGGGACAAGCGGTGCAGGTGCATACGTATTTGCAAGCATCGGACAACGGCATTGCGTTGTATGGGTTTTTAACGCTTGAGGAAAAGGCGCTGTTTGAGCGCTTGATTGGCGTCAGCGGTGTTGGCCCGAAGGTTGCGTTGGCGGCGCTTTCGTCGTTCACGCCCGAAGCGCTGGTGGCTGCGGTGCAAGCGCAGGATGTGGCGGCGGTGCAGAAGATTCCCGGCGTGGGAAAGAAAACGGCATCGCGCATTATCTTGGAGCTGAAGGGATCGTTCGACCAGGGACTTGCCAGCTTGTTCGATGCATCAAGCGCACCTGCTTCGGCGGTCGCAGCCGCGGCGGAGCGGTTGAAGGGTGCTCGCGAAGCGCTGCTGGCGCTCGGATTCGCTTCGGCGGAAGCAGATGTTGCGTTAAAGGGCGCTCCTGAGGATGCCGACGAAAACGCGCTGATAAAATACGCGTTGAAACGACTGGGCAACTAA
- the ruvB gene encoding Holliday junction branch migration DNA helicase RuvB codes for MVFEAGAGAPAPADPMQRAVTPDLTEDDLALDRSLRPKRLGDYLGQTKIKESLAILIQAAQERGDVADHILFSGPPGLGKTTLATVVANELGANIKTTSGPAIERTGDLAAILTNLEEGDVLFIDEIHRLNRMVEEVLYPALEDFALDIVVGKGPAARSIRLDLPRFTLIGATTRTGLLTGPLRDRFGIAFRLQYYTPEELAAIVQRSASILDVPISYDGALEIARRSRGTPRLANRMLKRVRDWAQVRGNGVIDEDVAAQALSFFEVDPLGLDAVDNRILELLCVQFGGRPVGLTTLASALAEDPDTLEDVYEPYLMQQGLLIRTPKGRQATERAYEHLGILHAPNA; via the coding sequence ATGGTGTTCGAGGCAGGTGCGGGCGCGCCTGCGCCCGCAGACCCGATGCAGCGAGCAGTAACGCCTGATTTGACCGAGGATGACCTGGCGCTTGACCGCAGCTTGCGGCCGAAACGTCTGGGCGATTACCTTGGGCAGACGAAAATCAAGGAATCGCTGGCCATCCTCATTCAGGCGGCGCAAGAACGCGGCGACGTTGCCGACCACATCTTGTTTTCAGGTCCTCCGGGCTTGGGCAAGACAACGCTGGCAACGGTCGTGGCCAACGAGCTGGGCGCGAACATCAAGACAACCAGCGGGCCGGCCATCGAGCGTACGGGCGACCTTGCGGCCATCCTGACGAATCTCGAAGAAGGCGATGTGCTGTTCATCGACGAGATTCATCGGTTGAACCGCATGGTCGAAGAGGTGTTGTATCCGGCGCTTGAGGATTTCGCGCTTGATATCGTGGTGGGCAAAGGTCCCGCTGCGCGGTCTATTCGTTTGGATCTGCCGCGTTTCACGCTTATCGGCGCAACCACGCGCACGGGTTTGCTGACAGGGCCGCTGCGAGACCGCTTCGGCATTGCCTTCAGGCTGCAGTACTACACGCCGGAAGAGTTGGCGGCTATTGTCCAGCGCTCGGCTTCCATTTTAGACGTGCCCATCTCCTATGATGGTGCATTGGAGATTGCGCGCCGCAGCCGCGGCACACCGCGTTTGGCGAACCGCATGCTCAAGCGCGTGCGCGATTGGGCACAGGTTCGCGGCAACGGGGTAATCGATGAGGATGTTGCGGCTCAGGCGCTGAGTTTCTTCGAGGTTGACCCGCTTGGCTTGGACGCTGTGGACAACCGCATTCTTGAGCTGCTGTGCGTGCAGTTTGGCGGCAGGCCCGTGGGCTTGACTACGCTGGCATCGGCTTTGGCGGAAGATCCGGATACGCTTGAGGATGTGTACGAGCCGTATCTGATGCAGCAAGGGTTGTTGATCCGCACGCCGAAGGGGCGCCAGGCAACCGAGCGCGCGTATGAGCATCTGGGGATACTGCATGCGCCGAACGCGTAG
- a CDS encoding C-terminal binding protein produces the protein MAKIVAVDTDFADNNLEAAMAQEAGVDFEATRGRTVEAVIRSLQETGAQGAVTSYALFPREVFEACPNLKVVSRTGVGYDEIDVEAATEHGVAVCNVPGYGTEVVSDHAITLVLSVLRRINELDADMRRGVWDYARTRPLGQCRGRTFGVVGMGEIGRATARKAAGLGFDVVCWSRSLKPGRRTPEGYPVLRLEELLQQADVVSLHTALTPETHHLIDAQRLALMKDSAVLVNTARGAVVDTVALAQALCEGKLWGAGLDVFEEEQPFDFSHPIMKAPHAVLSAHAAYWSEESGRELRQRAMQAAIDAVQGRVPVDCLNPGVFSR, from the coding sequence ATGGCGAAAATCGTTGCAGTTGATACGGACTTTGCGGACAATAACCTGGAAGCTGCCATGGCGCAAGAGGCCGGCGTCGACTTCGAAGCCACGCGCGGTCGCACGGTGGAGGCGGTAATCCGCAGCTTGCAGGAAACGGGGGCGCAAGGCGCAGTGACGTCGTACGCCTTATTCCCGCGAGAGGTGTTCGAAGCGTGTCCGAACCTGAAGGTGGTCAGTCGCACGGGCGTTGGCTACGACGAGATTGATGTAGAGGCGGCAACGGAGCATGGCGTTGCTGTGTGCAACGTGCCCGGATACGGAACGGAAGTGGTGTCCGACCATGCCATTACGCTTGTTTTATCGGTACTGCGTCGCATTAACGAACTTGATGCCGACATGCGCCGGGGAGTGTGGGATTACGCTCGCACGCGCCCGCTTGGCCAGTGCCGTGGCCGTACGTTCGGCGTCGTGGGCATGGGCGAGATTGGGCGCGCTACGGCTCGCAAAGCGGCCGGTTTGGGTTTTGACGTAGTGTGTTGGTCGCGAAGTCTAAAGCCGGGGCGTCGAACTCCCGAGGGTTACCCGGTGCTTCGGTTGGAAGAGCTGCTGCAACAGGCGGACGTGGTGAGCTTGCATACGGCGCTGACGCCCGAGACGCATCATCTTATCGATGCGCAGCGTCTTGCGCTTATGAAGGACAGTGCTGTGCTGGTGAACACGGCGCGCGGCGCCGTGGTGGACACCGTGGCACTTGCGCAGGCACTGTGCGAGGGCAAGCTGTGGGGCGCTGGCTTGGATGTATTCGAGGAAGAGCAGCCGTTCGACTTCAGCCACCCCATCATGAAGGCACCGCATGCGGTGCTGTCGGCCCATGCAGCATATTGGTCGGAAGAGTCGGGACGCGAGCTGCGCCAACGTGCCATGCAGGCAGCAATCGATGCGGTGCAAGGGCGCGTTCCGGTCGATTGCCTGAACCCTGGGGTGTTCTCGCGCTAG
- the nrfD gene encoding NrfD/PsrC family molybdoenzyme membrane anchor subunit — MTFSELIAVYLFLGGAAAGAYVVQATLDICNGVAQRKGRSDYRAPEFLCESTYRRVRRIVYGASLAIIAAGVVCLIADLGRPEAFYYLLIYPTGSLVSIGALALSLLCASLVASFCDATFTMGQCARRALRVIKVMGIPVAVVVMAYTGMLLKSVVAVKLWQSMWLPALFVASALSCGCAIVLLGMCACEDRRATRRWEAGLLRADMVVIVLEVVAAVFLLGDIAGASGLSAVWSILAGAQSLLFWVGFVGCALLLPLAVEGAVNITRSRTTVAATASVSTLVLVGGLCLRLVMVAAGVQPVV; from the coding sequence ATGACATTCAGCGAACTGATTGCGGTGTACCTGTTTTTGGGTGGAGCGGCAGCGGGCGCGTATGTTGTGCAGGCCACCCTTGACATTTGCAACGGTGTTGCGCAACGTAAAGGACGAAGCGATTATCGTGCACCAGAGTTTCTGTGCGAATCAACATATCGGCGCGTAAGGCGAATCGTTTATGGTGCATCGCTGGCGATAATAGCTGCTGGCGTCGTATGTCTTATTGCGGATTTAGGCCGTCCTGAAGCGTTCTACTATCTGCTGATCTATCCGACGGGGAGCTTGGTCTCCATCGGCGCGCTTGCGTTGTCGTTGTTGTGTGCGAGCCTTGTTGCCTCGTTTTGCGACGCAACTTTTACCATGGGCCAGTGCGCTCGCAGAGCGTTGCGGGTGATAAAAGTGATGGGGATACCCGTTGCCGTGGTGGTGATGGCGTACACGGGCATGCTGTTGAAAAGCGTTGTGGCGGTTAAGCTTTGGCAGTCAATGTGGCTTCCGGCGCTATTTGTTGCATCTGCGCTGTCGTGCGGCTGCGCCATCGTGCTGTTGGGGATGTGCGCTTGTGAAGATCGTCGCGCCACTAGACGTTGGGAGGCCGGGTTGCTGCGGGCCGATATGGTGGTTATCGTGCTTGAAGTTGTGGCAGCGGTTTTCTTGCTAGGGGATATTGCGGGCGCGTCTGGCTTGTCTGCGGTGTGGAGTATTTTGGCGGGAGCTCAATCCCTACTCTTTTGGGTGGGGTTCGTGGGATGCGCGTTACTATTACCCTTGGCTGTTGAAGGCGCTGTAAACATCACAAGAAGTCGTACGACGGTAGCAGCAACGGCGTCGGTTTCGACGCTGGTGCTGGTTGGCGGTTTGTGCTTGCGGCTTGTCATGGTGGCGGCGGGCGTTCAGCCGGTGGTATGA
- a CDS encoding GntR family transcriptional regulator, translating to MKLSKEAPAFEFDESSDLPLWVQLRNRMAYLINSGFYKAGDKLPTVRKYAADLRIAYNTVSKAYMGLERDGFVTTVRGSGVFVNDPEKIRKASGQVDALVEDFMKSCLKEGMAYEDVPKLVSACVRRMKREHEKQK from the coding sequence GTGAAATTGAGCAAAGAGGCACCAGCATTTGAATTCGACGAGAGCAGCGACTTGCCGCTGTGGGTTCAGCTGCGCAACAGGATGGCGTATCTCATTAACTCGGGCTTCTATAAAGCGGGGGACAAATTGCCCACGGTAAGGAAGTACGCGGCGGATCTTCGCATTGCGTACAACACGGTGAGCAAAGCGTACATGGGACTTGAACGCGATGGGTTCGTAACCACGGTGCGTGGAAGCGGCGTATTCGTGAACGATCCGGAGAAGATACGAAAAGCAAGCGGGCAAGTGGATGCGCTTGTCGAGGACTTCATGAAAAGCTGCTTGAAAGAGGGGATGGCGTACGAGGACGTCCCGAAGTTGGTATCGGCGTGCGTGAGAAGGATGAAGAGGGAGCATGAGAAGCAAAAATAA